From a region of the Haematobia irritans isolate KBUSLIRL chromosome 4, ASM5000362v1, whole genome shotgun sequence genome:
- the Hip14 gene encoding palmitoyltransferase Hip14 isoform X1, whose protein sequence is MYQSACNVATTGSCAPNAEAEREAERQNALMSQQPPTQPIEPDYSGFDIVKATQYGATSRVKELIEAGWDVNQPDSETVTLLHWAAINNRRDIIKYFLEKGSVVDALGGELNATPLHWATRQGHLGAVVLLVTAGADPRIRDAEGCSCIHIAAQFAHTALVAYFIAKGVDPDLQDRGGMTALMWAAWKVCALDPVRLLLTLGANPAMVDYTHGNTALHWAILARNSTAISTLVLKSKASLDVPNLRGETPLAMLEAQSGSVWIGGKVMERVKDASLSSQQRRSIITRIKHDKRLRWWSMVACPFTAFYLAGIVFTLNTLYIIKFFLLVCLYAIFHTLGKTLFDDHLMALLPLSVYLATKSWFYITWFVYIIDAVSFLTTLLFLICSGGLWVCFIKSWKGDPGIIQPTQEQRFKTIIELSERGGIGFEPSSFCSGCLVRRPIRSKHCSVCDRCVARFDHHCPWVGNCIGLKNHTYFMGFLWMLLIMCGWMLYGGSYYYMNTCNVHFDDLLAALRAIGDCNAWIGWVMANSLLHMSWVILLTICQTYQVICLGMTTNERMNRGRYRHFQARSGQSPFTRGAFNNLIDFLECTCFGLFKPNRIDWMNYYDFDVHTTKPIEHEPLLNGVGDESTAAATHNYQYV, encoded by the exons ATGTATCAAAGTGCTTGTAACGTCGCAACCACTGGCTCATGTGCACCTAATGCCGAAGCTGAACGTGAGGCCGAACGTCAGAATGCCTTAATGTCACAACAACCACCAACCCAGCCTATTGAGCCGGATTACAGTGGATTTGATATTGTAAAGGCTACGCAATATGGAGCTACATCAAGGGTCAAAGAGTTGATAGAAGCTGGTTGGGATGTCAACCAACCGGACAGTGAGACtgtaacacttttgcattgggcTGCAATTAATAATCGACGCGATATCATAAAGTATTTTCTGGAAAAGGGGTCCGTAGTAGATGCATTGGGTGGTGAATTGAATGCAACACCATTGCACTGGGCCACACGTCAGGGTCATTTGGGAGCCGTGGTGTTGCTGGTGACAGCTGGTGCCGATCCTCGTATAAGAGATGCTGAGGGGTGTTCGTGCATTCACATTGCTGCACAGTTTGCTCATACAGCCCTGGTAGCCTATTTCATAGCAAAAGGTGTAGATCCTGATTTGCAAGACCGTGGTGGAATGACAGCTTTAATGTGGGCTGCTTGGAAA gtTTGTGCATTAGATCCTGTACGCCTATTACTTACGTTGGGTGCTAATCCTGCAATGGTTGATTACACACATGGCAATACAGCATTACATTGGGCTATTTTAGCACGCAATTCAACGGCCATTAGTACTTTAGTATTGAAATCCAAAGCTTCCTTAGATGTACCCAATTTGAGAGGTGAAACCCCTTTGGCAATGTTGGAAGCACAATCGGGCTCCGTCTGGATAGGGGGCAAAGTAATGGAACGTGTTAAAGATGCCTCACTGTCATCACAACAGCGTCGTAGTATAATCACCCGAATCAAACACGACAAGCGTTTGCGTTGGTGGTCAATGGTGGCATGCCCATTTACTGCCTTCTATTTAGCCGGTATCGTTTTTACTCTTAACACGTTGTATATTATTAAGTTCTTTTTGTTAGTGTGTTTATACGCAATATTCCATACTCTGGGTAAAACACTGTTTGACGATCACTTAATGGCCTTGCTACCATTGAGTGTTTACTTAGCGACTAAATCATGGTTTTACATAACATGGTTTGTTTACATCATCGATGCCGTGTCGTTTCTGACCACATTGCTCTTTCTAATATGTTCCGGTGGTTTGTGGGTATGTTTCATTAAGTCATGGAAAGGCGATCCAGGTATTATACAGCCAACTCAAGAACAACGATTTAAG ACTATTATCGAATTGTCAGAGCGTGGCGGTATTGGATTTGAGCCCTCTTCATTTTGTTCAGGATGTCTTGTTCGACGTCCCATAAGATCCAAACATTGTAGCGTTTGCGATCGTTGTGTTGCCCGCTTTGATCATCATTGTCCCTGGGTTGGAAATTGCATTGGCCTAAAAAATCACACCTATTTTATGGGATTCTTGTGGATGCTCTTGATTATGTGTGGATGGATGCTGTATGGTGGTTCATATTACTATATGAATACCTGTAATGTTCATTTCGATG ATTTACTTGCCGCTCTGAGGGCAATTGGAGATTGTAATGCCTGGATTGGATGGGTCATGGCCAATTCTTTGTTGCATATGTCTTGGGTTATTTTGCTGACTATATGCCAAACCTATCAAGTTATATGTCTGGGTATGACTACCAACGAACGCATGAATCGTGGACGTTATCGACACTTCCAAGCCCGCAGCGGGCAATCGCCATTTACTCGGGGAGCGTTTAACAACTTGATAGATTTTCTAGAATGCACCTGTTTCGGATTGTTCAAGCCCAATAGAATCGATTGGATGAATTACTATGACTTCGATGTACATACGACTAAACCCATAGAACATGAACCATTGTTGAATGGTGTCGGTGATGAATCAACGGCAGCAGCTACGCATAATTATCAGTATGTGTAG
- the Hip14 gene encoding palmitoyltransferase Hip14 isoform X3, translating into MYQSACNVATTGSCAPNAEAEREAERQNALMSQQPPTQPIEPDYSGFDIVKATQYGATSRVKELIEAGWDVNQPDSETVTLLHWAAINNRRDIIKYFLEKGSVVDALGGELNATPLHWATRQGHLGAVVLLVTAGADPRIRDAEGCSCIHIAAQFAHTALVAYFIAKGVDPDLQDRGGMTALMWAAWKVCALDPVRLLLTLGANPAMVDYTHGNTALHWAILARNSTAISTLVLKSKASLDVPNLRGETPLAMLEAQSGSVWIGGKVMERVKDASLSSQQRRSIITRIKHDKRLRWWSMVACPFTAFYLAGIVFTLNTLYIIKFFLLVCLYAIFHTLGKTLFDDHLMALLPLSVYLATKSWFYITWFVYIIDAVSFLTTLLFLICSGGLWVCFIKSWKGDPGIIQPTQEQRFKTIIELSERGGIGFEPSSFCSGCLVRRPIRSKHCSVCDRCVARFDHHCPWVGNCIGLKNHTYFMGFLWMLLIMCGWMLYGGSYYYMNTCNVHFDARKQLT; encoded by the exons ATGTATCAAAGTGCTTGTAACGTCGCAACCACTGGCTCATGTGCACCTAATGCCGAAGCTGAACGTGAGGCCGAACGTCAGAATGCCTTAATGTCACAACAACCACCAACCCAGCCTATTGAGCCGGATTACAGTGGATTTGATATTGTAAAGGCTACGCAATATGGAGCTACATCAAGGGTCAAAGAGTTGATAGAAGCTGGTTGGGATGTCAACCAACCGGACAGTGAGACtgtaacacttttgcattgggcTGCAATTAATAATCGACGCGATATCATAAAGTATTTTCTGGAAAAGGGGTCCGTAGTAGATGCATTGGGTGGTGAATTGAATGCAACACCATTGCACTGGGCCACACGTCAGGGTCATTTGGGAGCCGTGGTGTTGCTGGTGACAGCTGGTGCCGATCCTCGTATAAGAGATGCTGAGGGGTGTTCGTGCATTCACATTGCTGCACAGTTTGCTCATACAGCCCTGGTAGCCTATTTCATAGCAAAAGGTGTAGATCCTGATTTGCAAGACCGTGGTGGAATGACAGCTTTAATGTGGGCTGCTTGGAAA gtTTGTGCATTAGATCCTGTACGCCTATTACTTACGTTGGGTGCTAATCCTGCAATGGTTGATTACACACATGGCAATACAGCATTACATTGGGCTATTTTAGCACGCAATTCAACGGCCATTAGTACTTTAGTATTGAAATCCAAAGCTTCCTTAGATGTACCCAATTTGAGAGGTGAAACCCCTTTGGCAATGTTGGAAGCACAATCGGGCTCCGTCTGGATAGGGGGCAAAGTAATGGAACGTGTTAAAGATGCCTCACTGTCATCACAACAGCGTCGTAGTATAATCACCCGAATCAAACACGACAAGCGTTTGCGTTGGTGGTCAATGGTGGCATGCCCATTTACTGCCTTCTATTTAGCCGGTATCGTTTTTACTCTTAACACGTTGTATATTATTAAGTTCTTTTTGTTAGTGTGTTTATACGCAATATTCCATACTCTGGGTAAAACACTGTTTGACGATCACTTAATGGCCTTGCTACCATTGAGTGTTTACTTAGCGACTAAATCATGGTTTTACATAACATGGTTTGTTTACATCATCGATGCCGTGTCGTTTCTGACCACATTGCTCTTTCTAATATGTTCCGGTGGTTTGTGGGTATGTTTCATTAAGTCATGGAAAGGCGATCCAGGTATTATACAGCCAACTCAAGAACAACGATTTAAG ACTATTATCGAATTGTCAGAGCGTGGCGGTATTGGATTTGAGCCCTCTTCATTTTGTTCAGGATGTCTTGTTCGACGTCCCATAAGATCCAAACATTGTAGCGTTTGCGATCGTTGTGTTGCCCGCTTTGATCATCATTGTCCCTGGGTTGGAAATTGCATTGGCCTAAAAAATCACACCTATTTTATGGGATTCTTGTGGATGCTCTTGATTATGTGTGGATGGATGCTGTATGGTGGTTCATATTACTATATGAATACCTGTAATGTTCATTTCGATG